The stretch of DNA atttattaaaacttaTGTAGATAGATATTGAGAAGTATAACATTTGAATTAAAGAATCGTTTtaccattaaaattttaaggagtttttcttttcaaaatgatGTTTTAATAGTTTTGGGAACTTGAGAGCTTTATCGTTGCACTTTTCGTTTGATTTTTTGATCAGCTTCTATATGATGTCGGTTGAAAGAATTCCCAAGAAACTAGAAATATTTGAACCAGAAGAGAGGAAAGAACGTTGTAAATAAAGtccttaaggggggtctcttttgagagctggggaaattaaatgtttttatttttcttgaggtttttcttaaaattggttttccgatgtttgTCATATTTAAAGTCTtgttattgaagagtaagaaaatcactttctgcCATCTtaagtgcgacgccatcttgtgattttcctcaaaacacaaaggtaggtttttctcaggatcaaccagatggattttgatggagtaaaaagcaaatgaaagaggaaataacAATGCTGATTTTGATgcaccagaattttgaatttccattctggggctaagaaaagtggaaaaacgtcaaaaatatctgaaaagaagtttttgtTTAGGGCAGATCTGTGGAAAATCaaaagatggcgtcgcacctaaaatggagaaaaatgattttcttacacttcaataatttggctacaaatgtaacaaACATCGGAATaccaagtttaaaaaaactccgaaaattacaacattaaaaatgtgtaaattctaacaattttcccaagagactCTTTAACTCTTTAAGAACTAATAAGACAATTTGGTCTCATAACTcgttttataaaatgtttaattttgaatatgttaatttttgtaaattgagtCAGAATCAACGCATGTTTGTTTATGCCATTATGGTCcttgaatattttgagaaaaccCCAAAGGACtgaatttgagtttttttttccacccactgGGTTCCTTTTGGTTCGTAAGGAAGTAGGAGAAGCGGGGTAATTTGAGCACTTTGGGGTATTTTTTTAGCATATATCAAGCAAGTATGGTTCTacgaagataaaaaaatagccctattttgtaggtaattttccattttcctaaacccttaaACCACGGGCCATATTACCCCATTCCAGTTTTCaggataaaaccatttccacaggaaaatctgttcaAGATTCGGTAGATGGATGACACTGTCGTCTTTATGTGGCATTGTCAAGGACCATACCATGCTGAACATACCGGTTCTCGTCCGATCACCGAAGTCAAGCAGCATCGGGCGCGGTTAGTACTTGGATGGGGGACCGCTTGGGAACACCGCGTGCccttggcatttttttttgtatataattccACATTGTGATGTATCACCGGGACATAAAACcctataaatttaattaatgaccCTTTGTGAcataaactaattttaaagCCTTAAAACCTAAACCAAAAAGGCTCACATTAATCACGTCAAGAAAACAACCATcaaccttaaaaaatatttcgaaaatgacgAACTCTTGAAAGACCCAAAGTATTGAAAAAGCAcagaaaatccctttttaaaatatttgtttaagtAGTATATTTCTCCTGGctcctaagatttttaattgatttaaatgaaattttcaggaaTATGAATTAGTTCTAAAGGTaccaaatcaaaaattttggaaataaatttttcgttaaagaaaatccttttccaccatttttaCCTCGACtccatcttgtttttttttctatttttttatgttcttccTTCTGACACTaaggtagatttttttcaagatcatctggatggattttgatgtaATAAAAAGCAAACCAAAGAAGTTGATATATCCAATATATCCAATTactgaaaattgattttcttaaaaaaaaaaccaaaaacaaaataaaatcaaagcaTGCTactgtaatatttttttttattttcttttatagcatatatttgttgttttttttgttatcataaatttaaacgtattattattacattatctaacttttttttttgtaataatataatgtttttcttccatttgtgtatattttttcacctcaatttttttctcatcaaataaCAACCAATTGATTGTATGATTagatatatataataatttacacTTTCGCGTATATACTTTTGTGTTTCATTCTCTacaatgatattttttcttcttcatttattaataaatctttaatgaAAACCATGTTCCAACATTGCcctaaattgcattttgggtTTAATTTGCGCGCAACAAACACGGGATGGTTCTcaataaatggatttttttaaaaaacttctttGTTTCTTATCCTGTTGACTGCAtcgaattttttcttgcagttCATTTAtccaatgaaatttcttttacgacataaatcttaataattttttcttcttcatgttTTTGCATAATCCTACAAATTAATTCGTTTAATTCCACATTCGTATCCTTGTAAAAATGTCGaagttttttgtgaattaagtATTTGGGGGGAGAtacttttcaaacttttcttttcaatttctttttcatcaatatGTGCTCATTTCTTCGCTTTTGTAGAATAGCAAAGAAGGGCTCCTTAAACTTGTTTGTGTATTTCTATCAAGGAAAAGATCTTTTAGTCACagcaacaattttttttattcttacaaATTCATCATATTCATCTAACTTGGGCACAATGAAAAAGTGGAGGacagtttgttttttttaatgtttaaattaatgctttatagaaaagaaagaattttccttcacgatatttgtattatttaatttttttttctcataatttttttcttcttcttgtaaGTGTGTAAAAATagggatatttttttccttaagttTGTCATTCGATAGAAGGGTCCTTGGAGTTGTTCTCtctatgagaaaaatattcttaatcaTATATTGTCCATGAAgtaatcgtattttttttcatttctacagagaaatacttttttattcaaattgaaatagttttatgtgaataaatttgttcgttttttttaacattttcgaAACCATCATCCAAAACGttcttctttacttttttatgttgttgAATTCCAAAGAGTTGTGCTTCTGTGaaatcgtttttcttttaagtaattttgggAAGTGCCTTGAATTTGATCACATTTTCATAtcgaaaatataaaataaaaagttacaaacttgtgatttatttttcttcactaaTATCAActatctttttctttctttcttgaattacattaaattgttaattatgtatgcttttactaattttatctgtttaatattttttctttgtttgtGTAACATCAAAGTTATTCTACTGTGCATTTGTAAAAGTATTATTATTtgcttacatttttttgttttttactgCGCCTCACTTTTCTTCTTGCATGACTTCAATGGAGGAGTCGTTTTAGTTGAATTAACGCCTTTttccatgaaatatttttgaatacatCATCAGTTGTCCTGTTGCGAAGCATTaacattttctcacaatttttttttactttaacagaaattatttaaaggaCATCTTTAGTCGTTTTTCTTAACGAGAAAACAAGTCTATTAATGCCCATGAACTTGTAAAAAGTATCAAAAATAGCCAAAcgcattttaaattttgggaTTAGTTATGGAAAATTGACGCAGGCTTgtccaaaaatgcaaataatgacgtcagCGCTGTGTTGTCTCTTTAAACATTAGAAACATTCGCACCGATGTTTCATTAGTGAGTCTTACAGCTATgtctgaaatattttcattagaaCCATGATGAGATGTGGAAGTTCACAAGAAATTCACTTTCGGTCTCCAAATAACAAACATTATCTAATAACTTTGATCAGAAATTGAATAGTTTTGGAAGAAAAGTGGTTTCAAAAATATCATGTCAGAACACACTGATGAAACATAAGCACGAGTGCTTCATACGTTTGAGGAAGCAAATCACACAAAGATTAGATCTTGTTTGCATTTTAGTGCAAATTTGGGGTTGTTTTCGGGGGAGTAGTCAATAAAAAGAACGATGTTTAATTTTGCGACGCGTTTCGGCCAAATATATTGGTCATCATCAGGCCCTACACAACAGAAAAGGTACAAAGGTATTTACAGTGTGGGCtctcaaagaataaaattaatgtgaaaatttagaattatgaaatgcaaaaatttctttttttgaacaaaGAAAGTGCAAATCTTTGCCGATTTTGTACAGCTAAACACAGTAGAAAATTGAAGTTTGTTTGGCtctatttatctttttttttgattcgaTCAACGTTGGTGGAGccgttctgtattcgaaccaaTGTCCATTTTAATGCGAGCTTATTGCTTTGTCCATTGCTCCATTAACTCCTTAAAATTGTATGCTTGCtgttcaataataaaaaaaattccatgttGGTCTTGCGAAAACTCCGCAAATTCTTTCCaagcattttcttttacagaaAATGTGTTTATTAACCTTTTTAGTATTCTTTATCTGCAATCTAGAATGAAATTGAATCTTGAAACTTATGAGAAGGGATTGTACAAAAAAGTTGTGAAAAAAGGCGTTAATTTCTACATTGGAACACTAACCTGaccatcatttttttttctacactaaATGCAATGGGAGACATTGATTtgaacaactttttttttcatgagaatAAAACTTGGCAGCTAACTCCTCcgatgatttattttataaaaacaaaGTCCTCCAGATCCTGATCTACAGTTTCTAGATactatatttcatttttccatAATGCAGTATTTAACattgaaaatgtgaattgaTTAATGTTTATAATatgtaaaatgtttcatgttttttttttctactcaaACCAGTCCTccttattcttttaaattcacgATGAATGAGTACTACCAACcatcttcaaaaattcttaccTTCTTAAatatgatttgttttttttttattagaattttctcgcgtttttcATTAGCATAAAACGCCCAAAGTTTCAGTGATTCTctactaaaatatttctttaaacattTGTTACCTCTTTTCTCACATGAGACGATGCTAGACAAATTTTCTcgacattaatttaaatattttttgttgttttctgtTTCtctacacttttttttcactaaataaaAACACTTGCAATAATGTCATTCAATTGTGAAtgattgtacataattttccatCCTCAACACTATCAATATATAGGAGAttatatgttttctttttcacttgaTCCTCATTTTGTCTTTCactctatttaaatttttctaatgtctaagtttgtttctttttttctttttcatctaaTGTCAATAATTGGcaccaattaaatttaaatatcttttcaacaacaaaaaacgttttaaaaaaagcatttttataagtaaaaataaaaatttataaatgaaaatgagtgatttatatgaaaaaatattgcaataaaaaatgtataatcattttaaatacaaaataaaatgaaattaaaaccATTTCTCGCAACACTCCTAATTTGTCTTGTGAAGCTCAAAAGTTCCTTTTGGCGCATTAAACCGTCGTTTTCTTTACTTTACTACACACCATTTAGCACAAATCTACGtgaatttgttttttgttccttaaaattgcaaagagagaTAGAGGAAGAGAGTACaataatttccattgaaagtttattttcatcaGTAAGTTTTATGATGTTACTGTATCTcgttttaatataaattcctTGTATTTGACCCATAaatttggttgttttttttactatatagTTACGTTATATTGCTaacgtttttttctgtatataaATCTTACGTTCTGTTATGCTtaaaaaacagaagaaattGTGGGAGATGTATCcttaataaaatagaaaataataatcttaatgatgaaatagaaaattattttatggctGTTGAGATGTTTGTGTTTGTTGTTGTGGTTCAGCAGGAGAAcctgaaataaatatttttttgatagcACACAagtttgggatttttcttctttttcttcaaaattgtaaagaaaaaaaatcccttcttATGAGCGCTTACCAATGTCATTTGGAGTAGCTGGTCCATTTGACTGTGCCATGTACTTTTGCCTCACTTCACGAATCTTCAGCTGAAGACTTTGCTTTGTGGGAAAGATGTCATTATGGGCCAgctaaagataaaaaaaaacatttttttttttaaataatttgaagtTTTAACTTGtcgagaaaattcttaaatctaaagaaaaaagaaaatcttacctGGAAACTATTTGTTGCCTGAGAGGTGGGAAACCAAGTGCCATGTTCCTGAAACAACTGCATTACAAGTTGTCTTCGCTGTTCGAGTATCCGTCTATGTCCTTTCTCCACTGGATCTTGAGCTCCTGAGCCTGCAGATCCACCACCCACCGCACTACTACACACCGATCCAGCACTCCCGCAAATTGTTGCACTCCGTACAGACGATGCACTCTGAAGCGGAGTCTTTGGCGTTCGTGGAGATCTATCGGTATCTGCACCTTCTGTAGCAGCTGAAATAGCAAAGAAAACTCCATCATTTGTCCTTCTTTAGAGACACCAATGGACAATGGAAAACATACCTCGTAGTTGATCAATATTGAAATCAGCACCAAAGAAACGATTGCCAACAATGTAGGAGGCAGATGGTGTGGCAGTTGATGCTGCACTTCCCGCTTCGGACATTTCCTCATCTgccacagcagcagcagaatcTGGAAGGTAGAATTGGAAGACAGTAGACCACGGTCTTACTGCAGTACGATTGAGGATTTTACTTCAAATTaaacttacaaattaaattgacaacaaaatattatttttgatttttatttcggacaaaacaatttatttattgaaccAGTTTAATAATGTTAACCTTCCGTACGCCGCATGAGGGGTACGTGACGGACCTCAGAAATTTTTACTGACTAACCAAACAGTTGCTTAATTCGTGAAATCTAATTGGTTCCTTACTATATACTGAGTAGTTGTTGAgcctttttaaagaaaaatcaataataaaaaagaattcttacatgtttttttaaagatatatttttccatagaattttgatcataaaattaataatttggaCTCAAAACTATTCCAAATGATCActttatcagaaaatatttttttttggtctgGAAAACGGTTACTTTGGAGAGAGAAATGGAAAACGTGTCGTTagattacacaaaaaaaatcgtcagtaagaaacatttttttttcgtttttcaaCAGTTTgaaattctgttttttattaaaattgaaactaattaaacattttagcaGCTTTTGAATTCCAATTTGTAGCATTTGAAgcttatttttggtttttttcggtcctaaaatactttttctcttttgtgttttaaaggatctatatttttttatatttccagTTCATAAGTTCATAAAACcgtaaatgttttcttttatagagcATAAAATGTAAGGTTAAGTGCAATATTCCAACTAGATTAATCTATTGTATTGTAGTCAACCTACGTGTAAgtatgaaattatttacaaattttggaattttctccgGTGAGCGTCGGGTAAATTCAATtcagcaattaaaacatttgaattgccagagctttcgacacaCTGCGTGTCATCCTCAGTGGCTATTAGATGAATAGtctttattgataaaaaaaacaagtctTTATTTAGttcacaataaattattttttagattaatccAAATCGgtttcaatacattttttttatcaaaatttttctgaagatctttagtttaaaaaaataactttgatGTAATTGTTAAACTGAAATGATTTACTTTTATCTCTTAACGAGAAGCTGAACTGTTTCactgtttgaaaaataaaattctctttctgaAACGCCACTTCTATTACCTCATTTGGCGTATTGAGGGTTAACCAAAATTTCCTTTGAGGGGATCGcaataaaataactttgttTGGTCAAGAAGTTAagcagaaatttttttaatttaactcgcgtttacattaatttctataatttttattgttgtttgagataataataaaaaactaaaaatatatttaaaaaaaaaaaacttcttcaaaCACTTAACGATTAaaggtttaaataaaaagacgAATAGAGCTAagacaaaataaacaaataaattaaaacttacGAGCTTTGGCCAAAGGTTGTGCCTTCTTGCGGTAATTCTGTGTGAAAACACGTGGTGAGGATGCAATTGAAATTGCGCTTGGTGATTGGCAGTCTTCAGGCTTGAATTGCGGCAGCGTttggaatttcttctcaaaatcaACTTGCTTCAGTACActaaaaaaaacggaaattttataaatcagttgaagaataaattaaaacattccAAACTGAAGCAACTCACTTGTCCATATCATCACTCTTGATCTTCTTGAAGAAGGATTTCTTCTGTTGTGGCGACATTTGCCCGTGAACATCATCAATTGTGGCTGATGTTGGTGTTGGCAGGGATGAGGGTAAATTTGTGGTGATGTTATTATTTAGCGTTGTTATCGGTGTCATGCTCATTGTTGTTGGTGTTTGTGGTTCACTCACGCACGATGTGGAGTTTCCATTTGAAGCTAAAACaacaaagaaatcaaataaagaTGTTTgtctttaacaaaaatatatttttttagcatcAATACTCACTTAAATTCTGCCTTCGCTGCAGTGGAGCCTTCCCCAATTGCGCAGGTGTTGGTGCAAGAACAAATGTTTTCTTCTCTGGTGgttcgaaattttcaaaattcttctccttctcctcATTCCCCAAATCACTCACATCAATGGATTCAGCTGAACTTGATTTTGGTGTTGCtggaagatttttaattcCCGGTGATTCCAATGGTTGTTGTTCTTGTTTAACTGCAAAttacaatttcatttatttattttttcttttcatgaaatgtctgagtttttttttattttgtacctTTCAAAAGACTTTGAGTGGAGTAATTTTGTGTTGATATGAGAAGATTCGGCATTTGCCCTTGAATAACATACTGAAGTGTTGGAGCAGATGCTGCAGTTGTTTTCGGTGTATTGGCAGCAATTGCTTGGGCTTGTTGAGTATTGAGAGCACCTGCATTGCTTGTGAAAATTCTCGGTCGTTTGTGCATcatatattgattttcctctgCAACTGGGACTAATGCAAtctgaatgcaaaaaaaaatggaaaatatttagtcAGAAAAAAGTCCTTTTTTGTCCTACAAATTGAACTCTCACCTGCTGATTCCCAGTGACAGTCCACATAATGGATTTCGGGCTCATAACTTGTGGTGGATTTGATGAGGAGGTGGGTGCTGCTGATAGGGTGGCAATTGTACTTGGATTTATCATGAGTATCTGCTGCGATGGAAGCTGCGGCTGTGGAGCTGCTGCTGAGGTCTTTTTGTTGCCATCACCACCACTCAGTGTTGCCACCAATTTACCCTTGTTGTTGGCAGCATCTTTGCCACCACACACCTCACCTGCTGTGGCCAAATTTGCATTTGCAATCAATTCTGAAAATGATGCAGGTGTCAATACAACATATCCCGCCTGTCCCACTTTATTCACACCACACATTTCTGTCTGATGGTTGTTATTGTTATTCTCAATAACAATTGTCTCATACACAAACGTATCGTCCGTTACGTGTTTCATTGCGGATGATGAATTAGTGGTATTAGTGGTGTTAGTAATGCAGGAAGAAGTAGTAGAATTACAAGTAGAAATAGTAGAAGTGATGAGTTGATGATCAAGATGATGGTGATGATTTTGGTTAGTGACACTTATCGCGACGAATTTACCTTTGTTGTTCACATTATTGTTATTGTATAAACTATCACCGGCACTCCCCTCATTCGGCGATTGTGCCCCACTGTGACGATGATGCTCACCATGTTGTGCATGTGCTGCAAATTCCTTCTTATGATAcatctgctgctgctgttgctccATATTCTGTCGTTGTTGCTCTGTTGCCGCCTGCAACTGCATTTGCTCATGCTGCGTGGCattgaatgtgaaaattgccgaatttttatttgtcacCTCCATGGTATTTTCCATCTTAACCCCAGCCGATTGCATTTGCACATTGAACTGCTGCTCAGCACTTGTTTGCTCCATTGAACGTGGATTCTTACTCTTCGGGCTAGCTGGCATGAAGGCGCCACCTTAAAGAATTAAcgaataaaatgttaataaaaagacgttttaattaaaattaaaagaaatttctcaccTGTTGGATGGAAAGTTGAGACTCCCGATGGATTTTTAGGGCCAAGATACGTAGGAATGGACATATGGGGATAATTGTACATAACATTCTCCATTTGTGATGgcaattttattggttttggCTTGCAACGAATCTCCATGTTGCCATGCTGCTCCCTACTAATCCCAGTATTTCCAACAATATTTGTACCCCCAATCTGTGTCCCTTCATCACCACCCGCTTCATTCATCTACAGGGTAAGAagagagcaaagaaaaaaaaagatatttgatgaaaaaaattacattttagtgggaaaaagaagaaaaaatcagagGTAATTTGTAAAAACCTTCTTATTCTTGTGTGATTCTTCCGAGTCATCACAATTCGGTTCTTCAACATCTGAATCCGTTACCTTTTCTGCGCACTGCAAATCAATATCGGCATTATTTTCTGTTGCACTCGCCTCCTCGGCTATCACCATCTACacggaagaaataaaaaaaattaatgaaacatTCTAAAGGCGGAATGTTTGTTTAAGAAACTAATTACTTGATCATCATCAGACATTGCTTCTTCCTTCTGCTCTGCCACAGAGGTGAGCATTGTATTAGTGACTGACGTTGTCCCATCAACTGATTGCACTTGAGTGGTGCTACTTGTGTCGGTGACATTTGCACCACCATCCTCCTCCTTCTTTATATTCATCGTCATCTCCACATCCTCACTAACATTCAATGCTGATATAGTCAGCGGGATAACGTCATTCACCTGATTCGTAGATGTCTCCACACCCGGTGTTTTGGGACTCTTCTCATCCAATGAATCTGCCCCATCCACCGAATCTGTCCTTCCACGTCCATCCTTTGTGGAACTCGATGACTTTCTTCGGTCCTTTGAGCACCATTTCCACTCAGGATGAGcctaaaaggaatttttaaaagaaatttcattcaagaatcatcattttccattgcttacaattttgcacaaaatataaaacaatacCGCACAAAGATAGCGTGGTGAACGTGCAAAGATTTTATCACTATACTATTACTCTCGCTATGACTTAATCTCCCTTCTCAACAACACACCTATAAAActctttcttattattttctctataccACACCACAAATATTTTGTAGATAaggctaagaaaaaaaaattacaaaatgtgCACGACATGTGAATGAAAGTACCTTCACATTCACTTTTCATCATTCATTGATACTTTGTGCGTCATTTTTGTAGACCTACATTATTTACACGCCGTTAAACTCACCTTGAAATGCGCTTCCTTGACTTCTGTAGCCAAATCATGGTATTTCCCCTTCTCATCGGGTCCCAATGCATACCACCATTCACCGAGAATCTTACTAACAGTCCGATTGTCCTGATTTGGATGCTTCTGATGCACAAGTGCCCGATgtctctttgaaaaaatcataaaggcATTCATGGGACGCCTTATCTTTGCTCCCTCCTTCTTCATTTGCGGACTCTGTGGATCCTTTGTACTCGCTTCGATGGCACTACATGATTGTGTACGACGCGTTTTTGCTGAACATGTTTCTCCCTGCCCAATTTTTGGGAGAATCGTCGTATGGGAAACAGCTACATTCCCCACGACAAATTGGCTATTTGCCCCCTTCTCCCCATCTAAGGGGGAATCATTGTTTTCCGTGCTGCCAAATGGGCCGTGAttggtgagaaaattgcacGGAATATTACTTCCATTCGCCATACTCGATGGTGgctgaaaattctcatttgtTGATGCACCCGATGAACCTCCTGATGCTTGAGGATTCTCCGGTGCTGGAGTCTCAAATACATCATCATCCCCTTGATCATCTGCAATGATTTccaaggaattttcttcaaggaacaattaaaaatttaaaaaaaaagtctctttaCCTTCTCCATCATCCTCTGCGGTGGGTTCCGTTGACTCTGGTGGCGGTGGTGATGGGGCTTTCGTGCCGGAATTAAACGTTGTCTGCCCAGAGCGCACCTGGGGTGGATTAATAACCGGCAGAAGCGTGTGCCATGGATAGATGGAGTTGGGATTAATGCCGTTTTTTGTCTGGGGCTTCTCCATTGTGGTGGGAATGGAGGACACCACATGCCCTGAATCCATTATAACCGGCTGCAGGTGGTATGCGTGACTCGAG from Lutzomyia longipalpis isolate SR_M1_2022 chromosome 1, ASM2433408v1 encodes:
- the LOC129796970 gene encoding uncharacterized protein LOC129796970 isoform X9, with product MHVSTHSSGSLNFTVPVSSNAQRQIPILDKQQSQDQQQGNISNCDTEDEIPASVISSVGTVNYQQTPHQIYVVATQAPALTKTPTTGVHSQAAAGSGKNIPEPGTSVASYSTYVPDGGTPNKVMQQSMIGVQATTSVAAVQQPRLHPKKRKFDPAELEEMNSTAKMEEGIPSAAATSTEIVNKMTPATVTATSNGVTTAQIIFTTHPMPVYSHANSYHHVQQTVDPPTPSAAPPVREQLQPAVPNIDLTEWRDHRILLKHISMNIYQPGSIKDVEQPHTVVVKMDGEEGCCRKVLDVFGANRFDIVSDACPSVAAVSPGMRVCVRSQLSDSSGYVFVEGIVNDVLNNTKQFTVQMANNAQDVRIVKRADLRLLQPPWWDELTEAMKSGCHDDAMSSTNSGAMSNMGGNTNCHKGADVETKIVYANYAKGTCRNVVGMKSIVAVSSRSSANYGAPIHRYDTSPPIQVHHVLPILHNQEEYYRTTATSPFQGQNVPGGESNVPPGGVVSGNSVEVLTPGVSVLATTSPNPDEHMRRQRYDDYESDDDLRREDISFPMDGDVEKLSGSSKRSSMQSRGSTSSLLDQRLTPRSQPATPRSQTATPHRFKKGDIVTTPSGIRKKFNGKQWRRLCSNDPCSKESQRRGFCSRHLSQKGNSLRSAGGPNQFPTSRSSSKAQADEDTSRDSETSPNYRVAGRYDQEETDVANMLVSLSSSRSATPSFSSPTNHGSPPIHATQSPVTVGNRQNVFMPIGSPAAQSESSKWKANTPSPVSHCLPAHSHVIRPEVRPPQPLPPPVQQPPPQPPPQMHHQPQPPMSTPQQVTTAPPPSNLPPVGHATSVIRISPASSHAYHLQPVIMDSGHVVSSIPTTMEKPQTKNGINPNSIYPWHTLLPVINPPQVRSGQTTFNSGTKAPSPPPPESTEPTAEDDGEDDQGDDDVFETPAPENPQASGGSSGASTNENFQPPSSMANGSNIPCNFLTNHGPFGSTENNDSPLDGEKGANSQFVVGNVAVSHTTILPKIGQGETCSAKTRRTQSCSAIEASTKDPQSPQMKKEGAKIRRPMNAFMIFSKRHRALVHQKHPNQDNRTVSKILGEWWYALGPDEKGKYHDLATEVKEAHFKAHPEWKWCSKDRRKSSSSTKDGRGRTDSVDGADSLDEKSPKTPGVETSTNQVNDVIPLTISALNVSEDVEMTMNIKKEEDGGANVTDTSSTTQVQSVDGTTSVTNTMLTSVAEQKEEAMSDDDQMVIAEEASATENNADIDLQCAEKMNEAGGDEGTQIGGTNIVGNTGISREQHGNMEIRCKPKPIKLPSQMENVMYNYPHMSIPTYLGPKNPSGVSTFHPTGGAFMPASPKSKNPRSMEQTSAEQQFNVQMQSAGVKMENTMEVTNKNSAIFTFNATQHEQMQLQAATEQQRQNMEQQQQQMYHKKEFAAHAQHELIANANLATAGEVCGGKDAANNKGKLVATLSGGDGNKKTSAAAPQPQLPSQQILMINPSTIATLSAAPTSSSNPPQVMSPKSIMWTVTGNQQIALVPVAEENQYMMHKRPRIFTSNAGALNTQQAQAIAANTPKTTAASAPTLQYVIQGQMPNLLISTQNYSTQSLLKVKQEQQPLESPGIKNLPATPKSSSAESIDVSDLGNEEKEKNFENFEPPEKKTFVLAPTPAQLGKAPLQRRQNLTSNGNSTSCVSEPQTPTTMSMTPITTLNNNITTNLPSSLPTPTSATIDDVHGQMSPQQKKSFFKKIKSDDMDNVLKQVDFEKKFQTLPQFKPEDCQSPSAISIASSPRVFTQNYRKKAQPLAKAHSAAAVADEEMSEAGSAASTATPSASYIVGNRFFGADFNIDQLRAATEGADTDRSPRTPKTPLQSASSVRSATICGSAGSVCSSAVGGGSAGSGAQDPVEKGHRRILEQRRQLVMQLFQEHGTWFPTSQATNSFQLAHNDIFPTKQSLQLKIREVRQKYMAQSNGPATPNDIGSPAEPQQQTQTSQQP